The Canis lupus dingo isolate Sandy chromosome 11, ASM325472v2, whole genome shotgun sequence genome includes a region encoding these proteins:
- the LOC112649649 gene encoding olfactory receptor 13C7-like produces MANQTAVTEYILLGLQEHHKLEMVLFVLCLGIYSVNVLGNSLLIVLNMLDPRLHSPMYFFLSNLSLMDICGTSSFVPLMVVNFLKTQRTISFPGCALQMYLTLALGTTECLLLAVMAYDRYVAICQPLRYPEIMRRQTCVQMVVLSWGMGFANSLLQSFLTWNVSFCGHNIINHFFCEILAVLKLACGDISLNALLIMVATVILTLAPLLLIFLSYIFILATILRVPSAAGRCKAFSTCSAHIIVVVVFYGTISFMYFKPKAKDPDLDKIIALFYGVVTPSLNPIIYSLRNAEVKAAAIALLWGDLLSRKMSHLPCCSSTLSCMAG; encoded by the coding sequence ATGGCAAACCAGACGGCTGTGACCGAATACATCTTGCTGGGGCTTCAGGAGCACCATAAGCTCGAGATGGTCCTGTTTGTGCTCTGCCTGGGCATCTACTCTGTGAATGTGCTGGGGAACTCCCTCCTCATAGTGCTGAACATGTTGGACCCCCGTCTGCACagccccatgtacttcttcctcagcaACCTCTCCCTGATGGACATCTGTGGCACATCCTCCTTTGTGCCTCTCATGGTGGTCAACTTCCTGAAAACCCAGAGGACCATCTCCTTCCCTGGCTGTGCCCTGCAGATGTACCTGACCCTGGCTCTGGGCACCACGGAGTGCCTGCTTCTGGCAGTGATGGCATACGACCGTTATGTGGCCATCTGCCAGCCACTTAGGTACCCAGAGATCATGCGTAGGCAGACGTGTGTGCAGATGGTGGTGCTGAGCTGGGGGATGGGCTTTGCCAATTCACTGCTGCAGTCCTTTCTTACCTGGAATGTCTCCTTCTGTGGCCACAATATCATCAACCACTTCTTCTGCGAGATCTTGGCAGTGCTGAAACTGGCCTGCGGGGACATCTCTCTCAATGCACTGCTAATAATGGTGGCCACAGTTATCCTGACACTGGCCCCACTTCTGCTCATCTTCCTGTCCTACATTTTCATCCTCGCTACCATCCTTAGGGTGCCCTCAGCTGCAGGCCGGTGCaaagccttctccacctgctctGCCCACATCATAGTGGTGGTAGTTTTCTATGGGACCATCTCCTTCATGTACTTCAAGCCCAAGGCCAAGGACCCTGACCTGGATAAGATTATTGCATTGTTCTATGGGGTTGTGACACCCTCACTGAACCCCATCATCTACAGCCTGAGGAACGCAGAAGTGAAAGCTGCTGCTATAGCCCTGCTGTGGGGAGACCTGCTCTCCAGGAAGATGTCCCATCTTCCCTGTTGCTCTTCAACTCTATCATGCATGGCAGGCTAG
- the LOC112649650 gene encoding olfactory receptor 13J1-like produces the protein MELVNRTEIFEFFLKGFSGYPALEHLLFPLCSAMYLVTLLGNTAIVAVSVLDVHLHTPMYFFLGNLSILDICYTSTFVPLMLVHLLSAQKTISFVGCAIQMCLSLATGSTECLLLAIMAYDRYLAICRPLRYPVLMSHRLCLLLAGAAWGLCLVKSMTETVIAMRLPFCGHRMVSHFTCEILAVLKLACSDTSVSEVFLLVGAILLLPIPLAFICLSYTLILATILRVPSAAGRRKAFSTCSAHLAVVMLFYGIVIFMYMKPKSKEAHISDEVFTVLYAVVTPMLNPVIYSLRNKEVKEAARKVWCRSWTSK, from the coding sequence ATGGAGTTGGTCAATAGGACAGAGATCTTTGAGTTCTTTCTGAAAGGATTTTCTGGCTACCCAGCCCTGGagcacctgctcttccctctgtgctCAGCCATGTACCTGGTGACCCTGCTGGGGAACACAGCCATCGTGGCAGTGAGTGTCCTCGATGTCCACCTACACacgcccatgtacttcttcctgggCAACCTCTCCATCCTGGACATCTGCTACACATCTACCTTTGTGCCTCTGATGCTGGTCCACCTCCTGTCAGCCCAGAAGACCATCTCTTTTGTTGGCTGTGCAATCCAGATGTGTCTGAGCCTAGCCACAGGCTCCACAGAGTGTCTACTTCTTGCCATCATGGCCTACGATCGCTACCTGGCCATTTGCCGGCCACTCAGGTATCCCGTGCTCATGAGCCACCGGCTCTGCTTGTTGCTGGCAGGAGCCGCCTGGGGACTCTGTCTTGTCAAGTCAATGACTGAGACTGTCATTGCCATGAGGTTGCCTTTCTGTGGCCACCGCATGGTTAGTCACTTCACCTGTGAGATCCTGGCAGTGCTGAAGCTGGCATGCAGTGACACATCAGTCAGTGAAGTCTTCCTGCTGGTGGGTGCCATTCTGCTGCTGCCTATACCCCTGGCATTCATCTGCCTGTCCTACACACTTATCCTGGCCACCATCCTGAGAGTGCCCTCAGCAGCTGGGCGTCGCaaagccttctccacctgctcAGCACACCTGGCTGTGGTGATGCTGTTCTACGGCATCGTCATATTCATGTACATGAAACCCAAGAGCAAGGAGGCCCACATCTCTGATGAGGTCTTCACAGTCCTCTATGCTGTTGTCACACCTATGCTGAACCCTGTCATCTACAGCTTGAGGAACAAGGAGGTAAAGGAGGCTGCCAGGAAAGTATGGTGTAGGAGTTGGACGTCCAAGTGA